A single region of the Streptomyces caelestis genome encodes:
- a CDS encoding YceI family protein, with the protein MGLTARIRTRDGWAVSHAVVTVADMTGAQVLRAEADAEGAVRDATPLQPGAYTVIVTAVGYAPAASSAIVTASRAEVGTVTLARQGGTELPPPGPWTIDPVHSSVAAVAQHLGISSVHGRFTEFSGSIEIAPDDVTKSRVEAVIRAASVDTGNGMRDGHLKSPDFLDVERFPEITYRSTGLTAAGSDRWTVHGELGMHGVVRPVDLDLAYLGTGPDPWGGTRAAFRATTELHREDFAMNYNQVLQAGIAAIGTTLRVELDIQAVQGESLPAA; encoded by the coding sequence ATGGGACTGACCGCGAGGATCCGTACCCGGGACGGTTGGGCCGTGTCGCACGCGGTCGTCACCGTGGCCGACATGACCGGCGCGCAGGTGCTGCGTGCCGAGGCCGACGCGGAGGGCGCCGTACGGGACGCGACGCCGCTTCAGCCGGGGGCGTACACCGTCATCGTCACCGCCGTCGGGTACGCGCCCGCGGCCTCCAGCGCGATCGTCACGGCGAGCCGGGCCGAGGTCGGCACGGTGACGCTGGCCCGGCAGGGCGGCACCGAGCTGCCGCCGCCGGGGCCGTGGACGATCGACCCGGTGCACTCCAGCGTGGCCGCCGTGGCACAGCACCTGGGCATCTCCAGCGTGCACGGCCGGTTCACGGAGTTCTCCGGCTCGATCGAGATCGCCCCGGACGACGTCACCAAGTCCCGTGTGGAGGCGGTGATCCGGGCCGCGTCCGTCGACACCGGCAACGGCATGCGCGACGGGCACCTGAAGTCGCCGGACTTCCTGGACGTGGAGCGGTTCCCCGAGATCACCTACCGGTCCACGGGGCTCACGGCGGCCGGGTCCGACCGGTGGACGGTCCATGGCGAGCTGGGCATGCACGGCGTGGTCCGGCCGGTCGACCTGGACCTGGCCTACCTCGGCACGGGCCCGGACCCGTGGGGCGGCACCCGCGCGGCGTTCCGCGCCACGACCGAACTGCACCGCGAGGACTTCGCGATGAACTACAACCAGGTCCTGCAGGCGGGCATCGCCGCCATCGGCACGACGCTCAGGGTGGAGCTGGACATCCAGGCCGTGCAGGGCGAGTCACTTCCGGCTGCCTGA
- a CDS encoding GAF and ANTAR domain-containing protein: MSSETSDTLDQAMVRSSGLDTLLRDLTDRAVQEVSGAAACSITVSRGGRLLTLAGSDGLPSGLDQRQYENGSGPCVEAAATGVEQYASDLASESRWPGYTRYALSAGVHCVLAVPVAVEGETGAAINLYGVRPGVLGPGRDAARAFAVRAGDVINVALRIERRRQSAADVRTALLSRSVIDQAIGILMARERIDARHALERLRRASQHRNVKLRDLCGELVAKVSAPVSGSRK; the protein is encoded by the coding sequence ATGAGTTCCGAGACGTCCGACACGCTGGACCAGGCGATGGTGCGCAGCAGCGGTCTCGACACCCTGCTGCGCGATCTGACCGACCGTGCGGTGCAGGAGGTGTCCGGCGCCGCCGCGTGCAGCATCACGGTGAGCCGCGGTGGCCGGCTGCTCACCCTGGCCGGCAGCGACGGCCTGCCCAGCGGCCTGGACCAGCGTCAGTACGAGAACGGCTCGGGACCCTGCGTCGAGGCCGCCGCGACCGGTGTCGAGCAGTACGCCTCCGACCTGGCATCGGAGTCCCGCTGGCCGGGGTACACGCGCTACGCGCTCTCCGCGGGCGTCCACTGCGTGCTGGCCGTGCCCGTCGCCGTCGAGGGCGAGACCGGCGCCGCGATCAACCTCTACGGCGTGCGGCCCGGTGTGCTGGGCCCGGGCCGGGACGCGGCCCGGGCCTTCGCGGTCCGGGCGGGGGACGTGATCAACGTGGCGCTGCGCATCGAGCGCCGCCGCCAGTCGGCGGCCGACGTGCGCACCGCACTGCTCTCCCGCAGCGTCATCGACCAGGCGATCGGCATCCTCATGGCCCGGGAGCGGATCGACGCCCGGCACGCGCTGGAGCGGCTGCGCCGCGCCTCGCAGCACCGGAACGTCAAGCTCCGGGATCTGTGCGGCGAGTTGGTCGCGAAGGTCTCCGCGCCGGTCTCAGGCAGCCGGAAGTGA
- a CDS encoding ANTAR domain-containing protein, which yields MPKRFVVAASEFPDLPRFQAGFELAEALTVASQQLHETPTPHNTLRTAVRLAVHIMPGAEHVGISEIERGSKFRTLAWTDDVVRSAEARHGGREPHGHWDQLWHSPVARITDSEADEGWDVLSALGLRSALSLRLRADRRRLTVLTAYARKPGAFDEDATRIGRLFTTHVSIALESATVREQLTEAMHTRDLIGQATGILMERQDIDAAAAFESLVRASQRENVKLRDLAREIVSAHNST from the coding sequence ATGCCGAAGAGGTTCGTGGTGGCTGCGTCCGAGTTTCCTGATTTGCCCCGTTTTCAGGCCGGTTTCGAGCTGGCCGAGGCCCTGACGGTGGCGTCTCAGCAACTGCACGAGACGCCCACGCCGCACAACACGCTGCGCACGGCGGTCCGGCTGGCCGTGCACATCATGCCCGGGGCGGAGCACGTCGGCATCTCCGAGATCGAGCGCGGCAGCAAGTTCCGCACGCTCGCCTGGACCGACGACGTCGTACGCTCCGCCGAGGCCCGGCACGGCGGCCGCGAACCGCACGGGCACTGGGACCAGTTGTGGCACAGCCCGGTGGCGCGGATAACGGACAGCGAGGCCGACGAGGGCTGGGACGTGCTGTCGGCCCTGGGACTGCGCTCGGCGCTGTCGCTGCGGCTGCGCGCCGACCGCCGCCGGCTGACCGTGCTCACGGCCTACGCGCGCAAACCGGGCGCCTTCGACGAGGACGCGACGCGCATCGGCCGGCTGTTCACCACGCACGTCAGCATCGCCCTGGAGTCCGCGACCGTGCGCGAGCAGCTCACCGAGGCCATGCACACCCGGGACCTGATCGGCCAGGCCACCGGCATCCTCATGGAGCGCCAGGACATCGACGCGGCCGCGGCCTTCGAGAGCCTGGTGCGGGCCTCCCAGCGGGAGAACGTGAAACTGCGCGACCTCGCCCGCGAGATCGTCAGCGCTCACAACTCCACCTAG
- a CDS encoding STAS domain-containing protein, with product MSAVTFLPNPTEPRDLPGRVHLTMPAEIDFCNAEQLLPLIVSEARARGDRLEVLVLDLSATCFMDSQGIRLLNDVRHRLHPGARLRLVARPDGVTSRVLELTGLRRDVPVYDNLAEAMGS from the coding sequence GTGAGCGCTGTGACCTTCCTCCCGAATCCCACCGAACCCCGGGATCTGCCCGGCCGTGTGCACCTCACCATGCCCGCGGAGATCGACTTCTGCAACGCGGAGCAGCTGCTTCCGCTCATCGTGTCCGAGGCCCGGGCCCGTGGTGACCGGCTGGAGGTGCTCGTCCTCGACCTCAGCGCGACCTGCTTCATGGACTCCCAGGGCATCCGTCTCCTCAACGACGTACGCCACCGGCTGCACCCCGGGGCCCGGCTGCGCCTGGTGGCCCGGCCGGACGGCGTCACCAGCCGCGTACTGGAGCTGACCGGCCTGCGCCGGGACGTGCCCGTGTACGACAACCTCGCCGAGGCCATGGGGTCGTAG
- a CDS encoding PPOX class F420-dependent oxidoreductase, producing MAPNIATNTRVSRDELLDFVRPRHHAILLTRRADGSPQGSPLTCGVDDSGRIVVSTYPERAKTRNAKRDPRVSLIVLSDDWNGPWVQIDGTAEVVDSPDSVEPLVEYYRNIAGEHPDWDEYRAAMVKQGKSIIRITPERWGPVATGGFPARLAEGE from the coding sequence ATGGCACCGAACATCGCTACGAACACCCGCGTCTCCCGGGACGAGTTGCTCGACTTCGTACGGCCCCGGCACCACGCGATCCTGCTGACCCGGCGGGCCGACGGCAGCCCCCAGGGCTCGCCACTGACCTGCGGGGTCGACGACTCCGGCCGGATCGTGGTCTCGACGTACCCGGAGCGGGCCAAAACCCGCAACGCCAAGCGGGACCCCCGGGTCAGCCTGATCGTGCTCAGCGACGACTGGAACGGCCCCTGGGTCCAGATCGACGGCACGGCCGAGGTCGTCGACAGCCCCGACTCCGTCGAACCGCTCGTGGAGTACTACCGGAACATCGCCGGGGAGCACCCCGACTGGGACGAGTACCGCGCGGCCATGGTCAAGCAGGGCAAGTCGATCATCCGCATCACACCGGAGCGGTGGGGGCCGGTGGCGACCGGCGGGTTCCCGGCGCGGCTGGCCGAGGGGGAGTAG
- a CDS encoding TetR/AcrR family transcriptional regulator → MAKAARESQPRTSVWLESKAHRRRGGGQPSGLDRERIIEVTVRLLDAEGLAKFSMRRLAGELNVTAMSVYWYVDTKDDLLELALDQVMGEMRLPDPDADEDWRDEVRALAREYRTLLVRHPWVSALVGVFLNIGPNNLAFSRAVQRVVRRTGLPAKRLTSTISAVFQFVYGYGTLEGHLSARAAAGGMTVDEYFQQALSTVTAAPQAADVIQESQEIMAARGGDTVAEMLERDFEFALELLIAGIEAMVARE, encoded by the coding sequence ATGGCGAAAGCGGCTCGGGAGAGTCAGCCGCGGACCAGCGTCTGGCTGGAAAGCAAGGCGCACCGGCGGCGCGGCGGAGGGCAGCCCTCGGGGCTGGACCGTGAGCGCATCATCGAGGTCACCGTCCGGCTGCTGGACGCCGAGGGGCTGGCCAAGTTCTCCATGCGGCGGCTGGCCGGTGAGCTGAACGTCACCGCGATGTCCGTCTACTGGTACGTCGACACCAAGGACGACCTCCTCGAACTCGCCCTGGACCAGGTCATGGGCGAGATGCGGCTGCCCGATCCGGATGCCGACGAGGACTGGCGGGACGAGGTGCGGGCGCTGGCCCGGGAGTACCGGACGCTGCTGGTGCGGCACCCCTGGGTGTCCGCGCTGGTCGGCGTCTTCCTCAACATCGGCCCCAACAACCTGGCGTTCTCCCGGGCCGTACAGCGCGTCGTGCGCAGGACCGGGCTGCCCGCGAAACGGCTGACGAGCACGATCTCGGCGGTCTTCCAGTTCGTCTACGGCTACGGCACGCTGGAGGGCCACCTCTCCGCCCGGGCCGCGGCCGGCGGCATGACCGTGGACGAGTACTTCCAGCAGGCCTTGAGCACGGTGACCGCGGCCCCGCAGGCCGCCGACGTCATCCAGGAGTCCCAGGAGATCATGGCGGCGCGTGGCGGTGACACGGTCGCGGAGATGCTGGAGCGCGACTTCGAGTTCGCGCTGGAACTGCTGATCGCGGGTATCGAGGCGATGGTCGCCCGGGAGTGA
- a CDS encoding MFS transporter, with amino-acid sequence MTTSPQEEAPPQTAHGGHPQRWLILGVICLAQLTVLLDNTILNVAIPSLTREMDATTADVQWMMNAYSLVQSGLLLTAGNAADRYGRKLLLMSGLVIFGVGSLVAGLSQSPAQLIAARAGMGVGGALLMTTILAVVVQIFDDQERVKAIALWSTVSSLGFAAGPLIGGVMLNHFWWGAIFLINIPIAVLGLIAVAALVPESRHKAGDRPDLVGAVLSTIGMTAVVYAIITGPEHGWTSAQVLVSALVGLVVLGLFVSWELRIEHPMLDMHFFRNQKFVGAVAGAILVAFGMTGSLFLLTQHLQFVLGYEPLDAGLRTAPLALTVVALNFTGLGAKLVLKAGTPAAIALGMSLVSAGLAAIALLGGHGYGGMLLGLVVMGAGVALSMPAMANAIMSAIPPEKAGVGAGINGTLAEFGNGLGVAVLGAVLNSRFASLVAVSAASLPAALAAADSAEEKARISDAFASGLETSQLVGAVAVLAGGLVAAALLRRAERAESA; translated from the coding sequence ATGACGACGTCCCCACAGGAAGAGGCCCCGCCGCAGACGGCGCACGGCGGCCACCCCCAGCGCTGGCTGATCCTCGGTGTCATCTGCCTCGCGCAGCTCACCGTGCTGCTCGACAACACGATCCTGAACGTGGCGATCCCCTCGCTCACCCGCGAGATGGACGCGACGACCGCCGACGTCCAGTGGATGATGAACGCCTACTCCCTGGTGCAGTCCGGCCTGCTGCTCACGGCGGGCAACGCCGCCGACCGCTACGGCCGCAAGCTGCTGCTGATGTCGGGCCTGGTGATCTTCGGTGTGGGCTCGCTGGTGGCCGGCCTGTCCCAGAGCCCGGCCCAGCTGATCGCGGCCCGCGCCGGCATGGGCGTCGGCGGCGCGCTGCTGATGACCACGATCCTCGCCGTCGTCGTGCAGATCTTCGACGACCAGGAGCGCGTCAAGGCCATCGCCCTGTGGTCCACGGTCAGTTCGCTCGGTTTCGCGGCCGGGCCGCTGATCGGCGGAGTGATGCTCAACCACTTCTGGTGGGGCGCGATCTTCCTGATCAACATCCCGATCGCCGTACTCGGCCTGATCGCGGTCGCCGCGCTGGTACCGGAGTCCAGGCACAAGGCGGGTGACCGGCCCGACCTGGTCGGCGCGGTGCTGTCGACCATCGGCATGACGGCCGTGGTGTACGCGATCATCACCGGCCCCGAGCACGGCTGGACCTCCGCGCAGGTACTGGTCTCCGCCCTGGTCGGCCTGGTCGTTCTCGGTCTGTTCGTGTCGTGGGAGCTGCGGATCGAGCACCCCATGCTGGACATGCACTTCTTCCGCAACCAGAAGTTCGTGGGCGCGGTCGCGGGCGCGATCCTCGTGGCGTTCGGCATGACGGGCTCGCTGTTCCTGCTCACCCAGCACCTCCAGTTCGTGCTCGGCTACGAGCCGCTGGACGCCGGTCTGCGGACGGCGCCGCTGGCGTTGACCGTGGTCGCGCTCAACTTCACCGGACTCGGAGCGAAGCTGGTGCTCAAGGCCGGCACTCCGGCGGCCATCGCGCTCGGTATGAGCCTGGTCTCGGCCGGGCTGGCGGCGATCGCGCTGCTCGGCGGGCACGGGTACGGCGGGATGCTGCTCGGCCTGGTCGTGATGGGCGCGGGTGTGGCGCTGTCCATGCCGGCCATGGCCAACGCGATCATGAGCGCGATACCGCCGGAGAAGGCGGGTGTGGGAGCGGGGATCAACGGGACGCTCGCGGAGTTCGGCAACGGCCTCGGTGTCGCGGTGCTCGGTGCGGTGCTCAACTCGCGGTTCGCGTCGCTGGTCGCCGTATCGGCGGCGTCGTTGCCGGCGGCGCTGGCCGCGGCGGACAGCGCTGAGGAGAAGGCGCGTATCTCTGACGCGTTCGCCTCCGGTCTGGAGACCAGTCAGTTGGTGGGGGCGGTGGCTGTGCTGGCTGGGGGATTGGTCGCGGCGGCGTTGCTGCGGCGGGCTGAGCGGGCAGAGTCCGCCTAA
- a CDS encoding ArnT family glycosyltransferase, with amino-acid sequence MTAHYDRQITGRDTSPGTRTRPPAPATTAPATTAPATTAPAPDAGEPKRPLPQRLWRGRPEDPRWARPALLTLLLATAVLYLYNLSASGYANSFYSAAVQAGSQSWKAFFFGSLDAAGAITVDKPPAALWPMALSVRLFGLSSWAILVPEVLMGVGTVAVVHAAVRRRFSPAAGLIAGAVLALTPVVALMFRFNNPDAMLALLMAVACSFVIRALEDGRTRWLVWAGGAIGFAFLAKTLQAFLILPPLALVYAVCAPVPVKKRFGQLALAAAALVVSGGWWVAIVELWPASSRPYIGGSQNNSFLELTFGYNGLGRLNGDETGSVGGGGGGGTWGETGWDRLFSSSIGGQISWLIPAALILLVAGLVATRRAGRTSVTRGSFLVWGGALLTTMLVFSYMEGIFHEYYTVALAPYIAPLIGMGSALLWEKRDKAWASLTLAAAMTATAAWGYVLLNRSSDYLPWLKWLVLVGGLTAALGLIFAGRLGRRLALGTAGLGLVAALAGPAAYTLTTVNEGHTGSIVTAGPAVAGGRGGPGGGGAPGGGGPGGGFPGGGQNQQGQQGRQNGDGTTQGGQGDGFPGGAFPGGGQNRQNGDGGRTGRMGGGGGMGGLLNGASVGSEAKKLLETDADQYTWAAAAIGAQNAASYQLSTGEPVMAIGGFNGTDPSPTPAQFKQYVEEGKIHYFIASGAGGGMGGSSDGTSSQITSWVEANFKKVTAASATFYDLTRKASS; translated from the coding sequence ATGACCGCCCACTACGACCGGCAGATCACCGGCAGAGACACGAGTCCCGGAACCCGGACCCGCCCCCCGGCACCGGCGACAACGGCACCGGCGACAACGGCACCGGCGACAACGGCACCGGCCCCCGACGCCGGTGAGCCCAAGCGGCCCTTGCCGCAGCGGCTGTGGCGCGGCCGGCCCGAGGACCCCCGCTGGGCCCGCCCGGCCCTCCTCACCCTGCTGCTGGCGACCGCGGTGCTCTACCTGTACAACCTGAGCGCCTCCGGCTACGCCAACTCCTTCTACTCGGCGGCCGTTCAGGCCGGCAGCCAGTCCTGGAAGGCCTTCTTCTTCGGCTCGCTGGACGCGGCGGGCGCCATCACCGTCGACAAGCCCCCGGCCGCCCTGTGGCCGATGGCCCTGTCCGTGCGGCTGTTCGGCCTCAGCTCCTGGGCGATCCTCGTCCCGGAGGTCCTCATGGGCGTCGGCACGGTGGCCGTCGTCCACGCGGCCGTGCGCCGCCGGTTCAGCCCCGCGGCCGGCCTGATCGCGGGCGCGGTGCTCGCGCTCACGCCCGTCGTGGCGCTGATGTTCCGCTTCAACAACCCGGACGCGATGCTGGCCCTGCTGATGGCCGTGGCCTGCTCTTTCGTCATCCGGGCCCTGGAGGACGGCCGTACCAGGTGGCTGGTGTGGGCGGGTGGGGCCATCGGCTTCGCCTTCCTCGCCAAGACCCTCCAGGCCTTCCTGATCCTGCCGCCGCTGGCCCTCGTCTACGCCGTGTGCGCACCGGTCCCGGTGAAGAAGCGCTTCGGGCAACTCGCCCTCGCTGCCGCTGCGTTGGTCGTCTCCGGCGGCTGGTGGGTCGCGATCGTCGAGCTGTGGCCCGCGTCCTCCCGCCCGTACATCGGCGGCTCGCAGAACAACAGCTTCCTGGAACTGACCTTCGGCTACAACGGCCTGGGCCGCCTCAACGGCGACGAGACCGGCAGCGTCGGTGGCGGTGGCGGCGGTGGCACCTGGGGCGAGACCGGCTGGGACCGTCTTTTCAGCTCCAGCATCGGCGGCCAGATCTCCTGGCTGATCCCGGCCGCGCTGATCCTGCTCGTGGCGGGCCTGGTGGCCACCCGCAGGGCCGGGCGGACGTCGGTGACGCGCGGTTCGTTCCTGGTCTGGGGCGGCGCGCTGCTCACGACCATGCTGGTCTTCAGCTACATGGAGGGCATCTTCCACGAGTACTACACGGTGGCGCTCGCCCCCTACATCGCTCCGTTGATCGGCATGGGCTCGGCGCTGCTCTGGGAGAAGCGGGACAAGGCGTGGGCGTCGCTGACCCTGGCGGCCGCGATGACGGCCACCGCGGCCTGGGGCTACGTGCTGCTCAACCGCTCCTCCGACTACCTGCCCTGGTTGAAGTGGCTCGTCCTGGTCGGCGGTCTGACGGCGGCCCTCGGCCTGATCTTCGCCGGCCGGCTGGGGCGCCGACTGGCCCTGGGAACGGCCGGGTTGGGACTGGTCGCCGCGCTGGCCGGACCGGCGGCGTACACGCTCACCACGGTGAACGAGGGGCACACGGGCTCGATCGTCACGGCGGGTCCGGCGGTCGCGGGCGGCCGGGGCGGTCCGGGCGGCGGTGGCGCCCCCGGCGGCGGTGGGCCCGGCGGCGGTTTCCCGGGCGGTGGCCAGAACCAGCAAGGTCAGCAAGGCCGGCAGAACGGCGACGGCACCACCCAGGGCGGGCAGGGCGACGGCTTCCCCGGCGGCGCTTTCCCGGGTGGCGGCCAGAACCGTCAGAACGGCGACGGCGGCCGTACCGGCCGCATGGGCGGCGGTGGCGGCATGGGCGGTCTGCTCAACGGCGCCAGCGTCGGCTCCGAGGCCAAGAAGCTGCTGGAGACCGACGCCGACCAGTACACCTGGGCCGCGGCGGCCATCGGTGCCCAGAACGCCGCGAGTTACCAGCTGTCCACCGGCGAGCCGGTGATGGCCATCGGCGGCTTCAACGGCACGGACCCGTCCCCGACGCCGGCCCAGTTCAAGCAGTACGTCGAGGAGGGAAAGATCCACTACTTCATCGCCTCCGGCGCGGGCGGCGGCATGGGCGGCAGCAGCGACGGCACCTCCTCCCAGATCACCTCCTGGGTCGAGGCCAACTTCAAGAAGGTCACGGCCGCTTCGGCCACCTTCTACGACCTCACGCGGAAGGCGAGCAGCTGA
- a CDS encoding bifunctional glycosyltransferase family 2/GtrA family protein — translation MRTDSSPGTLPAREHLPAAPAGTPVLDVVIPVYNEEKDLQPCVRRLHEHLARTFPYAFRITIADNASTDTTPQVAARLAAEIPEVTTFRLEQKGRGRALRAVWSASDSPVLAYMDVDLSTDLNALLPLVAPLISGHSDLAIGSRLARSSRVVRGPKREFISRAYNLILRGSLQARFSDAQCGFKAIRRDVAQVLLPLIEDTGWFFDTEMLVLAERAGLRIHEVPVDWVDDPDSTVHIVKTATDDLKGVWRVGRALATGSLPLDRLTRPFGDDPRDREIKDVPRGLTRQLVGFCVVGGLSTLFYLLLYSGFRVFTGSQVANALALLVSAIANTAANRRLTFGVRGRDGAVRHQAQGLVVFGIGLALTSGSLAALGAATSEPAHSTELAVLIAANLAATVLRFLLFRAWVFPDRHDSETTVVASYPTASHLTGSYPTDQFRAGEAADGTWRDATVQLLPVRPHTTDARDFR, via the coding sequence ATGCGAACCGATTCTTCTCCCGGCACCCTGCCGGCGCGGGAGCACCTCCCGGCCGCACCAGCCGGTACGCCTGTCCTGGACGTAGTGATCCCCGTCTACAACGAGGAGAAGGACCTCCAGCCGTGCGTCCGCAGACTGCACGAGCACCTCGCCCGCACGTTCCCGTACGCGTTCCGCATCACGATCGCGGACAACGCCTCCACGGACACCACCCCGCAGGTGGCGGCGCGGCTGGCGGCGGAGATCCCCGAGGTCACCACCTTCCGCCTGGAGCAGAAGGGCCGCGGGCGGGCCCTGCGGGCCGTCTGGTCGGCCTCGGACTCCCCGGTCCTCGCCTACATGGACGTGGACCTGTCCACCGACCTCAACGCCCTGCTCCCGCTGGTGGCCCCGCTGATCTCCGGCCACTCGGACCTCGCGATCGGCTCCCGGCTGGCCCGCAGCTCGCGCGTGGTGCGCGGCCCCAAGCGGGAGTTCATCAGCCGGGCCTACAACCTCATCCTGCGCGGCTCGCTCCAGGCCCGCTTCTCGGACGCCCAGTGCGGGTTCAAGGCGATCCGCCGTGACGTGGCGCAGGTGCTGCTGCCCCTGATCGAGGACACCGGCTGGTTCTTCGACACCGAGATGCTGGTGCTGGCCGAGCGCGCGGGGCTGCGGATCCACGAGGTGCCGGTCGACTGGGTCGACGACCCCGACTCGACCGTGCACATCGTCAAGACCGCGACCGACGACCTCAAGGGCGTGTGGCGCGTCGGCAGGGCCCTGGCCACCGGTTCGCTGCCGCTGGACCGGCTCACCCGGCCGTTCGGCGACGACCCGCGCGACCGTGAGATCAAGGACGTGCCGCGGGGCCTGACCCGCCAGTTGGTCGGCTTCTGCGTCGTCGGCGGTCTCTCCACCCTCTTCTACCTGCTCCTCTACAGCGGCTTCCGCGTCTTCACCGGCTCCCAGGTCGCCAACGCCCTCGCCCTGCTGGTCTCGGCGATCGCCAACACCGCCGCGAACCGGCGGCTCACCTTCGGGGTGCGCGGGCGCGACGGGGCCGTACGGCATCAGGCGCAGGGCCTGGTCGTCTTCGGTATCGGGCTCGCCCTGACCAGCGGTTCGCTCGCCGCGCTGGGCGCGGCCACGTCCGAGCCCGCGCACTCCACCGAGCTGGCGGTGCTCATCGCCGCCAACCTCGCGGCGACCGTGCTGCGCTTCCTGCTCTTCCGGGCGTGGGTGTTCCCGGACCGGCACGACAGCGAGACGACGGTGGTGGCCTCGTACCCCACCGCCTCACACCTCACCGGCTCATACCCCACCGACCAGTTCCGCGCCGGTGAAGCCGCGGACGGCACCTGGAGGGACGCCACCGTGCAGCTGCTGCCGGTGCGCCCCCACACCACCGATGCGAGGGACTTCCGATGA
- a CDS encoding sensor histidine kinase, translating to MSGRRRPSTQQRVGKPRTLRTRLVVASVVLIAVVCAVIGTVTTLALRSHLYEQLNGQVEDVGKRLSGPMKPGDEDDFDSTDRITGFIRGPAQPKTIAAEVAADGTLTQAVFAREASNDNGPFQRNSAVDLTDEQKAALAEVPTKGMHTVDIPGLGEYRVQFVLGADGGSYYVALPTESVTTTINTLILVEVSVTGAGLVAAAIAGSVLIGVATRPLRRVAATATRVSELPLHTGEVNLSERVPESETDPHTEVGQVGAALNRMLDHVHGALHARQQSETRVRQFVADASHELRTPLASIRGYAELTRRGREDVGPDARHALGRIESEAGRMTLLVEDLLLLARLDAGRPLQFEQTDLVPLVVDTVSDARAAGQDHNWRLELPDEPALVSADAARLQQVLVNLLGNARNHTPPGTTVTARVQRRGPWLCVDVEDNGQGIPAELLPHVFERFARGDSARSRATGSTGLGLAIVQAVATAHGGAVTVDSVPGRTVFTVHLPAPPPPPQPDMNRQQHSQARHSLTTWARQGA from the coding sequence ATGAGCGGGCGACGGCGGCCGAGTACGCAGCAGAGGGTGGGCAAGCCGCGCACGCTGCGCACGCGGCTCGTCGTCGCGTCCGTGGTGCTGATCGCCGTGGTGTGTGCGGTGATCGGGACCGTGACGACGCTCGCCCTCAGGTCACATCTGTACGAGCAGTTGAACGGGCAGGTCGAGGACGTCGGCAAGCGGCTGTCGGGGCCCATGAAACCCGGGGACGAAGACGACTTCGACTCGACGGACAGGATCACGGGCTTCATCAGGGGACCGGCGCAACCGAAGACCATCGCCGCCGAGGTCGCCGCTGACGGCACGCTCACCCAGGCGGTCTTCGCCCGGGAGGCCTCCAACGACAACGGCCCCTTCCAGCGGAACTCGGCCGTCGACCTCACCGACGAGCAGAAGGCCGCCCTCGCCGAGGTGCCGACCAAGGGCATGCACACCGTCGACATCCCCGGCCTCGGCGAGTACCGCGTGCAGTTCGTCCTCGGGGCCGACGGAGGCAGCTACTACGTCGCCCTGCCCACCGAGTCGGTCACCACCACGATCAACACCCTCATCCTCGTCGAGGTGAGCGTCACCGGCGCGGGCCTGGTCGCCGCCGCCATCGCCGGCTCCGTTCTCATCGGCGTCGCCACCCGCCCCCTGCGCCGCGTCGCCGCCACCGCCACCCGGGTCTCCGAACTCCCCCTGCACACCGGCGAGGTGAACCTCAGCGAGCGTGTTCCGGAGTCCGAGACCGACCCGCACACCGAGGTCGGGCAGGTCGGTGCCGCGCTCAACCGGATGCTCGACCACGTCCACGGCGCCCTGCACGCACGGCAGCAGAGCGAGACGCGGGTCAGGCAGTTCGTGGCCGACGCCAGTCACGAGCTGCGGACCCCCCTCGCCTCCATCCGCGGGTACGCCGAGCTGACCAGGCGCGGCAGAGAGGACGTCGGGCCCGACGCCCGGCACGCCCTCGGGCGGATCGAGTCCGAGGCCGGGCGTATGACGCTGCTCGTCGAGGATCTGCTGCTGCTCGCCCGGCTGGACGCCGGACGGCCGTTGCAGTTCGAGCAGACCGACCTCGTACCGCTCGTCGTGGACACCGTCAGCGACGCCCGTGCGGCCGGCCAGGACCACAACTGGCGGCTGGAACTGCCCGACGAGCCCGCGCTCGTGTCGGCGGACGCGGCCCGGCTGCAGCAGGTCCTCGTCAACCTGCTCGGCAACGCCCGTAACCACACCCCGCCCGGTACGACCGTCACCGCGCGGGTGCAGCGGCGCGGTCCCTGGCTGTGCGTGGACGTCGAGGACAACGGGCAGGGGATCCCTGCCGAGTTGCTCCCCCACGTCTTCGAACGGTTCGCGCGCGGCGACTCCGCACGGTCCCGCGCCACCGGCTCGACCGGTCTCGGCCTCGCCATCGTGCAGGCCGTGGCGACCGCGCACGGCGGTGCCGTGACCGTCGACAGCGTGCCCGGGCGGACCGTGTTCACGGTGCACCTGCCCGCGCCGCCGCCCCCGCCGCAGCCGGACATGAACCGGCAGCAGCACTCACAGGCACGCCACAGCCTCACCACATGGGCGCGACAGGGCGCCTGA